In a genomic window of Quercus lobata isolate SW786 chromosome 4, ValleyOak3.0 Primary Assembly, whole genome shotgun sequence:
- the LOC115988075 gene encoding putative disease resistance protein At3g14460, with product MSLVGNDVEQPMLKIVEKATKLRSLLFPSHHLKNFGQALDKVFRTMECIRTLDLSSSAILELPSSIEKLKLLRYLDLSRTEIKVLPNSICKLYHLETLKLLRCPYLFELPKDLRKLVNLRHLELDDLFWVKFSILPPNVGDITSLHDWHVFQVSHKTGYRIEELKNMTYLSGTLHISKLENAVNAGEAKLNQKKYLQKLVFEWSDRIVNTHDEATEKSFLEDLQPHLNLKELQICHYRGNEFPAWMREGQLQNLVRVTLNDCTKCKTLTLGELPNLEVLYIKGMLELEKWPEVECPSLEWLKFSNCPKLRELPNVFPMLSFLKIKRCKSLRALPVVLSLKTLKLIDNPILEDWHGTWITWEAIDDQGQWSSGEQWSFENLLELNVISCPKLKALPKYFDPERLEISGCELLVALPEQHFAQRLRHLALYACRDGTLVRAIPNTSSLCSLVISGISNLTSLPKWPQLPGLKVLYIHDCKDLMSLSESKEGSLLTLISLTLLSIRNCPMLVTLTEELPATLECLSIGSCPFLRHLGPKRILKNLHSLKDLYIEDCPMLQSLPEDGLPSSLQHLQIQKCPLLTKRCQKEGGGGGGPDRPKVMHIPDLEIDFPKDSSTSALP from the coding sequence ATGAGCTTGGTTGGTAATGATGTTGAGCAGCCTATGTTGAAGATTGTTGAGAAGGCTACAAAGTTGCGGTCACTTCTATTTCCTAGTCACCACTTGAAAAACTTTGGTCAGGCCCTGGACAAAGTATTTCGTACAATGGAATGCATACGGACCTTGGATCTTAGTTCAAGTGCAATCTTGGAATTGCCTAGCTCAATTGAAAAGTTGAAGTTGCTACGCTACCTTGACCTCTCTAGAACAGAAATCAAAGTTCTCCCCAACTCAATTTGCAAACTCTACCATTTGGAAACATTGAAACTCTTGAGGTGCCCTTATCTTTTCGAATTGCCCAAGGACCTAAGGAAGTTGGTTAATTTGCGACATTTGGAGCTCGATGATTTATTCTGGGTCAAGTTCTCCATCCTACCACCAAACGTGGGGGACATAACCTCTCTGCATGATTGGCATGTATTTCAGGTCAGCCACAAGACTGGATACAGAATTGAAGAACTAAAGAACATGACATATCTTTCAGGAACATTGCATATCTCAAAGCTAGAAAATGCAGTTAATGCAGGAGAGGCTAAGTTGAACCAGAAGAAGTACCTTCAGAAGTTGGTGTTTGAATGGAGTGACAGGATTGTCAATACACATGATGAAGCAACTGAAAAGAGTTTCCTTGAAGACCTACAACCTCACTTAAACCTCAAAGAGCTCCAAATATGTCATTACAGGGGCAATGAATTTCCAGCTTGGATGAGAGAAGGGCAGCTCCAAAATTTGGTCAGAGTTACCTTGAATGATTGCACAAAATGCAAAACTCTCACTCTAGGTGAGCTACCCAATCTTGAAGTGCTCTACATCAAAGGTATGCTGGAGTTGGAGAAATGGCCAGAGGTTGAATGCCCTTCCCTCGAGTGGCTAAAGTTTAGCAACTGCCCCAAGCTAAGGGAGCTGCCCAACGTCTTTCCTATGTTGAGTTTCCTGAAGATCAAAAGGTGCAAATCCTTAAGGGCGCTTCCAGTGGTTCTAAGTTTGAAGACTCTAAAGCTTATTGACAATCCTATTCTGGAGGATTGGCATGGAACATGGATTACTTGGGAGGCTATAGATGATCAAGGCCAATGGTCAAGTGGGGAACAATGGTCCTTCGAAAATTTGTTGGAACTGAATGTTATAAGCTGCCCTAAGCTGAAGGCACTGCCAAAATACTTTGATCCAGAAAGGTTGGAGATCAGCGGGTGTGAGTTGTTAGTTGCTCTCCCAGAACAACATTTTGCCCAACGTCTTCGGCATTTAGCACTATATGCCTGTCGTGATGGAACCTTAGTGAGGGCAATACCAAATACCAGCTCTCTATGCTCACTGGTTATATCCGGCATCTCAAACCTCACCTCACTTCCAAAATGGCCCCAACTTCCTGGCCTCAAGGTGTTGTACATTCATGATTGCAAAGATTTGATGTCTTTGTCCGAGAGCAAAGAAGGGTCGCTGCTAACTTTGATATCTCTCACACTACTTTCCATCCGAAACTGTCCAATGCTTGTGACATTAACTGAGGAGCTACCTGCTACGCTGGAGTGTTTGAGTATTGGCTCATGCCCCTTTCTGCGGCATCTAGGCCCCAAGAGGATACTGAAAAACCTCCATTCACTCAAGGACCTTTACATTGAGGACTGCCCTATGCTCCAGTCCTTGCCTGAGGATGGGCTTCCCAGCTCGCTTCAGCATTTGCAAATACAAAAGTGTCCACTATTGACAAAGCGATGTCAAAAGGAgggaggaggtggaggaggtCCAGACAGGCCAAAGGTTATGCACATTCCTGACCTGGAGATTGATTTCCCTAAAGATTCTTCAACATCAGCTTTGCCCTAG